A single window of Zootoca vivipara chromosome 17, rZooViv1.1, whole genome shotgun sequence DNA harbors:
- the LOC118079013 gene encoding basic salivary proline-rich protein 4-like, with translation MHSRRRAGAGRTRTLRGQRAHGGRAIVSGLVRPLDPTPTPGGGGRGELSARHGRNTDRAGCGPADWGRRAPRLDRVATEGDGTPDERGGKRRRPLRLNTGVGRPAEGPPRRDRRCPWAPDVAFHRTRGPPHRGEVPTLTPASLWKTLPRPREHRGRSRVLGSRSRGRSPPPAARPPRLLLSRQRPEGRRDRTRLLTASLREPEAYDAARLPCRSGSTLTGERGWVVFCGSPEGPENPVANNLQAPAVPTRHHGPVAEPPAPPLRQDGAASEAPPWGCCEFTPIGGVRGSPAVPVYP, from the coding sequence ATGCACTCGCGGAGACGGGCGGGCGCCGGGAGGACGCGGACGCTGAGGGGACAGCGGGCGCACGGCGGCCGCGCCATCGTCTCCGGGCTGGTCAGGCCCCTGGACCCCACCCCGAcgccgggcggcggcgggcgagGGGAGCTGTCGGCACGGCACGGACGCAACACGGACCGAGCGGGATGCGGCCCCGCCGACTGGGGGAGGCGGGCGCCGCGCCTGGATCGGGTCGCTACAGAGGGCGACGGAACACCGGACGAACgcggggggaagaggaggcgtcCGCTCCGCCTGAACACCGGGGTCGGCCGGCCCGCGGAGGGCCCTCCCCGACGCGACCGTCGTTGCCCGTGGGCCCCGGACGTGGCGTTTCACCGAACGCGGGGTCCGCCCCACCGCGGGGAAGTCCCCACCCTCACTCCCGCGAGTCTCTGGAAAACGCTGCCGCGGCCACGGGAGCACAGGGGCCGCTCGAGGGTTCTCGGGTCCCGGAGCCGGGGTCGCAGCCCGCCGCCAGCCGCTCGCCCACCTCGCTTGCTCCTCTCCCGGCAGAGACCCGAAGGCCGGCGGGATCGGACGAGGCTGCTCACCGCTTCTCTTAGGGAACCCGAAGCGTACGACGCAGCGCGCCTGCCCTGCCGCAGTGGGTCCACACTGACCGGGGAGCGCGGTTGGGTCGTCTTCTGCGGTTCTCCAGAGGGTCCTGAAAACCCTGTCGCCAATAATCTGCAGGCGCCTGCCGTCCCGACCCGGCATCACGGGCCGGTGGCTGAGCCGCCGGCGCCGCCGCTCCGACAAGACGGCGCCGCCTCGGAAGCCCCTCCTTGGGGCTGCTGCGAATTCACTCCGATAGGTGGCGTCCGCGGCTCCCCTGCCGTGCCGGTCTACCCGTAG